A portion of the Symphalangus syndactylus isolate Jambi chromosome 13, NHGRI_mSymSyn1-v2.1_pri, whole genome shotgun sequence genome contains these proteins:
- the ICAM4 gene encoding intercellular adhesion molecule 4 isoform X1: protein MGSLFPLWLLFFLAAAYPGVGSELGRRTKRAQGPKGSPLAPSGTLVPFWVRMSPEFVAVPPGKSVWLNCSNNCPQPQNSSLRTRLLRGKTHRGPGWVSYQLLDVRAWSSLAHCLVTCAGKTRWATARITAYKPPHSVILEPPVLKGRKYTLRCHVTHVFPVGYLVVTLRHGGRVIYSESLERFTGLDLANVTLTYEFPAGPRDFWQPVICHTRLNLEGLVVRNSSAPITLMRAWSRAPTALASSSIAALAGILLTVGAVYLYKCPAMKSQA, encoded by the exons ATGGGGTCTCTGTTCCCCCTGTGGCTGCTGTTTTTTTTGGCGGCCGCCTACCCGGGAGTTGGGAGCGAGCTGGGACGCCGGACTAAGCGGGCGCAAGGCCCCAAGGGTAGCCCTCTCGCGCCCTCTGGGACCTTAGTGCCCTTCTGGGTGCGCATGAGCCCGGAGTTCGTGGCTGTGCCGCCGGGGAAGTCAGTGTGGCTCAATTGCAGCAACAACTGTCCCCAGCCGCAGAATTCCAGCCTTCGCACCCGGCTGCTGCGGGGCAAGACGCACAGAGGGCCGGGTTGGGTGTCTTACCAGCTGCTCGACGTGAGGGCCTGGAGCTCCCTCGCGCACTGCCTCGTGACCTGCGCAGGAAAAACACGCTGGGCCACCGCCAGGATCACCGCCTACA AACCGCCCCACAGCGTGATTTTGGAGCCTCCGGTCTTAAAGGGCAGGAAATACACTTTGCGCTGCCACGTGACGCACGTGTTCCCGGTGGGCTACTTGGTGGTGACCCTGAGGCATGGAGGCCGGGTCATCTATTCCGAAAGCCTGGAACGCTTCACCGGCCTGGATCTGGCCAACGTGACCTTGACCTACGAGTTTCCTGCTGGACCCCGCGACTTCTGGCAGCCCGTGATCTGCCACACGCGCCTCAATCTCGAAGGCCTGGTGGTCCGCAACAGCTCGGCACCCATTACACTGATGCGCG CTTGGAGCCGCGCGCCCACAGCtttggcctccagttccatcgcTGCCCTTGCGGGGATCCTCCTCACTGTGGGAGCTGTGTACCTGTACAAGTGCCCAGCTATGAAGTCCCAGGCGTAA
- the ICAM4 gene encoding intercellular adhesion molecule 4 isoform X2, producing MGSLFPLWLLFFLAAAYPGVGSELGRRTKRAQGPKGSPLAPSGTLVPFWVRMSPEFVAVPPGKSVWLNCSNNCPQPQNSSLRTRLLRGKTHRGPGWVSYQLLDVRAWSSLAHCLVTCAGKTRWATARITAYSVPGGLLGGDPEAWRPGHLFRKPGTLHRPGSGQRDLDLRVSCWTPRLLAARDLPHAPQSRRPGGPQQLGTHYTDARLEPRAHSFGLQFHRCPCGDPPHCGSCVPVQVPSYEVPGVKGGVLCRLSETKEEYGTI from the exons ATGGGGTCTCTGTTCCCCCTGTGGCTGCTGTTTTTTTTGGCGGCCGCCTACCCGGGAGTTGGGAGCGAGCTGGGACGCCGGACTAAGCGGGCGCAAGGCCCCAAGGGTAGCCCTCTCGCGCCCTCTGGGACCTTAGTGCCCTTCTGGGTGCGCATGAGCCCGGAGTTCGTGGCTGTGCCGCCGGGGAAGTCAGTGTGGCTCAATTGCAGCAACAACTGTCCCCAGCCGCAGAATTCCAGCCTTCGCACCCGGCTGCTGCGGGGCAAGACGCACAGAGGGCCGGGTTGGGTGTCTTACCAGCTGCTCGACGTGAGGGCCTGGAGCTCCCTCGCGCACTGCCTCGTGACCTGCGCAGGAAAAACACGCTGGGCCACCGCCAGGATCACCGCCTACA GTGTTCCCGGTGGGCTACTTGGTGGTGACCCTGAGGCATGGAGGCCGGGTCATCTATTCCGAAAGCCTGGAACGCTTCACCGGCCTGGATCTGGCCAACGTGACCTTGACCTACGAGTTTCCTGCTGGACCCCGCGACTTCTGGCAGCCCGTGATCTGCCACACGCGCCTCAATCTCGAAGGCCTGGTGGTCCGCAACAGCTCGGCACCCATTACACTGATGCGCG CTTGGAGCCGCGCGCCCACAGCtttggcctccagttccatcgcTGCCCTTGCGGGGATCCTCCTCACTGTGGGAGCTGTGTACCTGTACAAGTGCCCAGCTATGAAGTCCCAGGCGTAAAGGGGGGTGTTCTATGCCGGCTGAGCGAGACAAAAGAGGAATATGGAACAATCTGA